One region of Bartonella alsatica genomic DNA includes:
- a CDS encoding DUF2497 domain-containing protein — MVQSSSVLREPSMDEILTSIREIIEENSVQPDHFLNGGVAVNASADHSAAASEGAYDTTLSVDDAMKALADRIGLSSEKQDFSLTQKENIEAENNAVGVDMQKVKLSFEEQSSVHKTKEYSDKAHFSQSENIEVGHVELSEYCISSAEKIAKDVLRPAVAEWLQGKLPVLLEKILREEIVKAIKKSS; from the coding sequence ATGGTACAGAGTTCAAGCGTATTACGTGAACCGAGTATGGATGAAATTTTGACATCTATTCGTGAAATAATCGAAGAAAATTCGGTTCAACCTGATCACTTTTTAAATGGCGGTGTAGCAGTGAATGCTTCTGCGGATCATTCAGCAGCAGCGTCAGAGGGAGCTTATGATACAACCTTATCAGTTGATGATGCAATGAAAGCTTTAGCTGATCGTATTGGCCTTTCTTCTGAGAAACAGGATTTTTCTTTAACGCAAAAAGAGAATATAGAAGCAGAAAATAATGCAGTTGGTGTAGATATGCAAAAGGTAAAGCTTTCTTTTGAAGAGCAGAGTTCTGTTCATAAAACAAAAGAATATAGTGATAAGGCACATTTCTCCCAGTCGGAGAATATAGAGGTTGGTCATGTGGAGTTATCTGAATATTGTATTTCTTCTGCTGAGAAGATTGCAAAGGATGTCTTGCGTCCAGCTGTAGCAGAGTGGTTACAGGGTAAATTGCCTGTTTTGCTTGAGAAAATTTTACGTGAAGAGATTGTCAAGGCAATTAAGAAATCATCTTAA
- a CDS encoding TolC family outer membrane protein, protein MGIVFKINKKFQVCLFLVLNVLLSGSVCAETLMDAFAKAYIHNAELNSERAAVRISSDDVVIVRSGLLPQIEGIGSYGRSKPMRGPYTTSGAIGIKLNQRLFDGFSTQNMFSSAQVKLKAQREYLRNVEQNTFLDTVTAYANVYQARRIADLRRENLAALEEQVRSNKAKFDVGEGGRVDLSQAQAARSVAISELSRARADVKSAEAVYRQVIGSDPEKLIHPPVAKDLPINLDAAYQMSVALHPAILYAKYLVDASRYNVKAKEGALLPKVDLSAAASYNQIYSGAGEEGVSKSIGVSVSVPIFEGGRASAQIRQSKEQLEQAHLQLNLAHSKIRQALTSAWFQLEGARTSVVAYRESVRAAEIALKGRVQENRVGQATTLDVLNSRTQLINAQIALAMAECNAVVASYSVQSSIGKLTADYLGLKTIKYIR, encoded by the coding sequence GTGGGTATTGTGTTTAAAATAAACAAGAAATTTCAGGTGTGTTTGTTTCTGGTTCTGAATGTTTTACTATCAGGATCGGTTTGTGCTGAAACATTGATGGATGCTTTTGCGAAAGCTTATATACACAATGCTGAATTAAATAGTGAACGTGCTGCGGTGCGTATATCAAGTGATGATGTGGTTATTGTACGGTCTGGGTTATTGCCACAAATTGAAGGTATTGGAAGCTATGGACGGAGTAAACCCATGAGGGGTCCCTATACTACTTCTGGTGCCATAGGGATAAAGTTAAATCAAAGATTATTTGACGGATTTAGCACCCAAAATATGTTTTCTTCAGCACAGGTTAAGTTGAAAGCACAGCGTGAATATCTTCGTAATGTTGAGCAAAATACGTTTCTTGACACTGTAACAGCCTATGCGAATGTATATCAAGCACGTCGTATTGCTGATCTTCGTAGAGAAAATTTGGCTGCTCTTGAAGAACAAGTTCGTTCGAATAAAGCAAAATTTGATGTGGGAGAAGGAGGGCGTGTTGATCTTTCTCAAGCACAAGCTGCGCGATCTGTGGCTATTTCAGAACTTAGTCGGGCACGTGCTGATGTAAAATCAGCGGAGGCAGTTTATAGGCAAGTTATTGGTTCTGATCCTGAAAAATTAATACATCCACCTGTGGCAAAAGATTTACCGATCAATCTTGATGCTGCTTATCAGATGAGTGTTGCACTACATCCGGCAATTCTTTATGCAAAATATTTGGTTGATGCTAGCCGTTACAATGTAAAGGCAAAAGAAGGAGCATTGCTTCCTAAAGTTGATCTTTCTGCAGCAGCATCTTATAATCAGATTTACAGTGGTGCTGGGGAAGAGGGAGTTTCTAAATCAATAGGGGTGTCAGTGAGTGTTCCAATTTTTGAAGGTGGGCGTGCATCTGCTCAGATTCGACAATCCAAGGAACAACTTGAGCAGGCTCATCTTCAGCTTAATTTAGCTCATAGTAAGATAAGACAGGCACTTACTTCTGCTTGGTTTCAGTTAGAGGGTGCGCGTACGTCTGTTGTCGCGTATCGTGAGAGTGTTCGTGCTGCTGAAATTGCTCTTAAAGGTCGTGTTCAAGAAAATCGGGTAGGGCAGGCTACGACATTGGATGTTTTAAATTCTCGAACTCAGTTAATTAATGCTCAAATTGCACTTGCGATGGCAGAATGTAATGCTGTTGTTGCGAGCTATAGTGTTCAATCTTCTATTGGTAAATTGACTGCAGATTATTTAGGTCTAAAAACGATTAAATATATTCGATAG
- a CDS encoding protein-L-isoaspartate O-methyltransferase family protein, translating to MVADFAELRRKMVDNQIRTVDVTDLSVLEAFLMVPREDFISSDMKSLSYVDTDIIVWPAQNGLPAYYSMGPASLAKLLQLAAVKSSDIVLDVGTNSGYCAALLSKLARSVIALESHKALSEQATETLKRNQYDNVIVIHGPLEKGYAVEGPYDLIFIEGAVDFIPESLFDQMKNHGRLVVVEGCGNSGVARIYVKEDKIIAARRAFNLAVKPLPSFLKTPDFIF from the coding sequence ATGGTTGCAGATTTTGCAGAGCTTCGCCGCAAAATGGTTGATAATCAAATTCGTACAGTAGATGTAACGGATTTATCAGTTCTTGAAGCGTTTTTAATGGTACCTCGTGAAGATTTTATATCTTCCGATATGAAATCTTTAAGTTATGTCGATACCGATATTATTGTATGGCCAGCGCAAAATGGATTACCTGCTTACTATTCGATGGGGCCTGCTTCTTTGGCAAAATTGCTACAGCTTGCGGCTGTAAAATCATCGGATATCGTTTTGGATGTTGGGACTAATAGTGGTTATTGTGCAGCATTGCTTTCAAAACTTGCAAGGTCTGTGATTGCGTTAGAAAGTCATAAAGCTCTTTCGGAACAAGCTACTGAGACTTTAAAGCGTAATCAATATGACAATGTGATTGTAATTCATGGACCTTTAGAGAAGGGATATGCTGTTGAGGGGCCTTATGATTTGATTTTTATCGAGGGAGCTGTCGATTTTATTCCCGAAAGTCTCTTTGATCAAATGAAAAACCACGGACGTCTTGTTGTGGTTGAGGGGTGCGGTAATTCCGGTGTTGCGCGAATCTATGTAAAAGAAGATAAGATTATTGCGGCGCGTCGTGCTTTTAATCTCGCTGTAAAACCTCTTCCTAGTTTTTTAAAAACACCTGATTTTATATTTTAG
- a CDS encoding DEAD/DEAH box helicase: MVVGLRKDFILNINRENVFAKLGLPALLIKNLLIAGMSKPKPIQEQAIPVMLKGHDILGIAQTGSGKTLAFSLPILSQILALGDKRSPKTARALILAPTRELTVQINETIRAVAKGTHLSTCLLFGGVSRLKQIKRMETGVDVLIATPGRLRDLVCEKYVDLSQSRFLVLDEADRMLDMGFIHDIREIAKLLHQERQTALFSATMPKEIIALTKFLLEDPIKIEIVLQGTTAAEITQKLYCVPTSEKKKVLGKLLANPAFTSVIVFTRTKYGADAVTRSLARMGYLVATIHGNKSQSARQSALKAFRERTVQVLVATDIAARGIDIPGISHVINYDLPDEAESYVHRIGRTGRNGASGEAITLFDEGVEGARLRAIERLIRIRLVSEAIPEQFAAFPEKPTIPKSGDKENGEELHFRKSKRQKKFLSRKDKAKQLKDKNSPSSNEKHKKAKKVAKRAKSFRFCKSVKKAA; encoded by the coding sequence ATGGTTGTTGGACTGAGGAAAGATTTTATTTTGAATATAAATAGAGAAAATGTTTTTGCAAAATTGGGCTTACCTGCTCTTTTGATTAAAAATTTACTCATTGCTGGTATGAGTAAACCTAAACCTATTCAAGAACAAGCTATTCCAGTGATGTTAAAAGGTCATGATATTTTGGGTATTGCACAAACAGGCTCTGGAAAAACCTTGGCATTTAGCTTACCTATTTTGAGTCAGATTTTGGCTTTAGGCGATAAGCGTTCCCCTAAAACTGCGCGTGCTTTGATTTTGGCTCCTACGCGTGAACTCACTGTTCAGATTAATGAAACAATTCGTGCTGTTGCGAAAGGAACGCATCTTTCAACATGTCTTCTTTTTGGTGGAGTATCACGTTTAAAACAAATTAAACGTATGGAAACAGGTGTAGATGTTCTCATAGCAACGCCAGGTCGTTTAAGAGATCTTGTTTGTGAAAAATACGTTGATCTTTCTCAATCTCGTTTTTTAGTTCTGGATGAAGCAGATCGTATGTTAGATATGGGCTTTATTCATGATATACGGGAGATCGCAAAGCTTTTACATCAAGAGCGTCAAACAGCACTTTTTTCTGCGACAATGCCGAAAGAAATCATAGCACTTACGAAATTTTTGCTCGAGGATCCGATTAAAATAGAGATCGTTCTTCAAGGGACAACTGCTGCAGAAATCACTCAAAAATTGTATTGTGTCCCTACAAGTGAAAAAAAGAAGGTTTTAGGTAAACTTTTAGCGAATCCAGCTTTTACTTCGGTTATTGTTTTTACCCGAACTAAATACGGTGCTGATGCTGTTACACGTAGTTTAGCAAGGATGGGGTATTTAGTTGCTACAATTCATGGAAATAAATCACAGAGTGCTCGGCAGTCTGCTTTGAAAGCTTTTCGTGAAAGAACAGTACAGGTTCTTGTTGCGACAGATATCGCAGCACGGGGTATTGATATACCAGGAATAAGCCACGTTATTAATTATGATTTACCAGATGAAGCTGAAAGTTATGTGCATCGAATCGGTCGAACAGGACGCAATGGTGCATCTGGTGAGGCTATCACACTTTTTGATGAAGGAGTAGAAGGAGCGCGGTTACGTGCCATAGAGCGCTTGATTCGTATACGATTAGTCTCTGAAGCTATTCCAGAACAGTTTGCTGCATTTCCAGAAAAGCCGACTATACCAAAAAGTGGAGATAAAGAAAATGGTGAAGAACTGCATTTTAGAAAATCTAAACGTCAGAAGAAATTTTTAAGTCGTAAAGATAAAGCTAAACAGTTAAAGGATAAAAATTCTCCATCTTCAAATGAAAAACACAAAAAAGCAAAAAAAGTAGCAAAACGTGCCAAGTCTTTTCGTTTTTGCAAGTCAGTGAAGAAGGCAGCCTAA
- the ilvA gene encoding threonine ammonia-lyase IlvA → MSKFIQDVTKATAAVHNVFAETPLQRNDFLSQKYDAEIYLKREDLTPVRSYKIRGAFNFVSEMLGKISQDAVFVCASAGNHAQGVSFVCRYFRRKGVIFMPVTAPQQKIDKTRIFGKEFIDIRLIGDTFDECYAAAQSFAAESGGVMAPPFDDIRIITGQATVLCETVLQWKKLNGENEPDLIIVPVGGGGLASGVSKFLREYGWKTKLRFVEPQGAASLLACLKGGKRLKLENIDTFVDGAAVAEIGALNYTMLKQFSPDSVITVPENRVCSTMVEMLNVEGVVLEPAGALSIDALNSISSQELKGKKILLVISGGNFDFERLPDIKERSLRFQGLRKYFIFSFPQRPGALRSFLTQLSPDDDIVRFEYLKKSARNFGSVLIAIETKKYINFRILEEKFQKLGWRYRDITDDQTLFDFVI, encoded by the coding sequence ATGAGTAAATTTATCCAAGATGTAACCAAGGCTACAGCAGCTGTACATAATGTGTTTGCTGAAACTCCACTTCAAAGAAATGATTTTCTGAGTCAAAAATATGATGCAGAAATTTATTTGAAGCGTGAAGATTTAACACCGGTACGCTCATATAAGATTCGCGGTGCTTTTAATTTTGTTTCAGAAATGCTTGGTAAGATATCCCAAGATGCTGTATTTGTTTGTGCGTCAGCGGGTAATCATGCGCAAGGAGTTTCTTTTGTTTGTCGCTATTTTAGACGTAAGGGCGTGATTTTTATGCCTGTGACAGCTCCGCAACAAAAAATTGATAAGACGCGCATTTTTGGTAAAGAGTTTATTGATATTCGCTTAATTGGTGATACATTTGATGAATGTTATGCGGCTGCACAGTCTTTCGCTGCTGAGAGTGGTGGTGTGATGGCACCACCTTTTGACGATATTCGCATTATTACCGGGCAGGCGACAGTTTTATGCGAGACTGTGTTACAATGGAAAAAACTCAATGGAGAGAATGAACCAGATTTGATAATTGTACCTGTAGGCGGGGGTGGTTTGGCCAGTGGAGTGAGTAAGTTTTTACGTGAATATGGTTGGAAAACAAAGCTTCGTTTTGTTGAACCACAAGGGGCAGCAAGTTTACTTGCATGTTTGAAGGGAGGGAAACGTCTCAAACTTGAAAATATTGATACTTTTGTGGATGGTGCTGCTGTTGCTGAAATTGGCGCATTAAATTACACCATGTTGAAGCAATTTTCACCAGATTCTGTTATTACAGTTCCTGAAAATCGTGTTTGTTCTACAATGGTTGAAATGCTCAATGTTGAAGGTGTGGTTCTTGAACCGGCTGGCGCTTTATCGATTGATGCTCTTAATAGTATTTCCTCTCAGGAGTTGAAGGGTAAAAAAATTCTTCTCGTTATTTCAGGTGGTAATTTTGATTTTGAGCGTTTGCCGGATATTAAAGAGCGTTCTCTGCGTTTTCAGGGATTGAGAAAATATTTTATTTTTAGTTTTCCACAACGTCCTGGTGCACTGCGTAGTTTTCTTACTCAGTTATCTCCAGATGATGATATCGTGCGTTTTGAATACCTCAAAAAATCAGCTAGAAATTTTGGTTCTGTATTGATTGCAATTGAAACAAAAAAATACATTAATTTTCGTATCTTAGAGGAGAAGTTTCAAAAATTAGGTTGGCGCTATCGTGATATTACCGACGACCAAACATTATTTGATTTTGTCATCTGA
- a CDS encoding outer membrane protein, which translates to MNTKYLVTISAFAFFSVSIVEAADAIISQQPAQVVSSIATPTFSWQGFYFGGQIGGFSSKLSAMAFDDDSPFFSDEESKHKKWVPVEEKYLPKLSGFVGGFYAGANVDLGNSFILGVDTDVFLSGRKKTQTIVVIDEKNAVLIGRTDQNKSDNVKKERIHDLAKQVIEQSVRGSVNGVSQSNVGDQRAEKHNQKQDHINFSHTLKQKWTGATRVRVGFSANRIMPYIAGGVAYGQLQDILSLSITGEENLGAKLDKTKTMVGYTFGGGVDFAMTDNIILRTEYRYSDFGKKKFGDKIELNYKTNDFRFGIAYKF; encoded by the coding sequence ATGAATACGAAATATTTAGTAACAATATCTGCTTTTGCTTTTTTTTCAGTTTCTATAGTGGAAGCAGCAGATGCTATAATTTCTCAACAGCCAGCGCAAGTTGTTTCATCAATTGCTACTCCTACGTTTTCTTGGCAAGGTTTTTATTTCGGAGGTCAAATTGGTGGGTTTTCGAGTAAACTTTCTGCAATGGCTTTTGATGATGATAGCCCTTTTTTTTCTGATGAAGAAAGTAAGCATAAAAAATGGGTTCCGGTTGAGGAAAAATATTTGCCTAAATTATCAGGTTTTGTGGGGGGTTTTTATGCTGGTGCTAATGTTGATTTAGGCAATAGCTTTATTCTAGGTGTTGATACTGACGTATTTTTATCTGGACGAAAGAAGACCCAAACTATTGTTGTTATAGATGAAAAAAACGCTGTTCTTATTGGTCGAACTGATCAAAATAAATCTGATAATGTCAAGAAAGAAAGAATCCACGATTTAGCAAAACAAGTTATTGAGCAGTCAGTGAGAGGCTCGGTAAATGGGGTTTCTCAGTCAAATGTAGGAGACCAAAGGGCAGAAAAACACAATCAAAAACAAGATCATATAAATTTTAGTCATACTTTAAAACAAAAATGGACTGGTGCCACCCGGGTACGTGTTGGTTTTTCTGCTAATCGTATTATGCCATATATTGCTGGTGGCGTTGCTTATGGGCAGCTTCAAGATATTTTGTCTTTATCGATTACGGGAGAAGAGAATTTGGGAGCTAAATTAGATAAAACGAAGACTATGGTTGGTTATACTTTTGGTGGTGGTGTTGATTTTGCAATGACTGATAATATTATTTTGCGTACAGAATATCGTTACTCAGATTTTGGTAAAAAGAAATTTGGAGACAAGATTGAACTTAACTATAAGACAAATGATTTTCGTTTTGGTATAGCTTACAAATTCTAA
- a CDS encoding mechanosensitive ion channel family protein, which yields MYSFFRKKLRILLFILGFIIVFNCFALERFESQNAIIGQRITSHSIDEIIQQQQCIIKNLEQNTETLEKDFENKSEDERALVEVRLRAQDISKRAIEAAFVLRAPLNDINALLDQLIELHNDLNNLKKTSEERSQLLEKKAKINSIVLRFEAIFLATNRIAELAISQSRELFKRTLTHRLEFSMPMVKHLVEKTKEASSDFLLLLSSWWNFVFYFKLLKLILSFLIPLLIALGLSYFSCKMLVRIRNHFTKRNEEIFYLQRLLVAFISVLLPSLVCVVCVYLVLFLFRSFGLDPGKLITVFDIIGYQIIFVFLVNRLAVVLLASNITRVHLLNIAPTAAYQLVILITFLGGVLAFDAVLDSIYQVVSASLSLTIAKSFIAVFFVAILLFIISFVPLQFRREISQSQKKEPLFWPFYIRIPLIVLGVLLIVMDFLGYVGLARFIMQQIMIGGAFLVLMYLGIQSVQALGTQGQFIKTSVGHTLMQWLHLEEKTMNQLGGILSIFLNLVVVLFCAMPIAVQFGFSYSDLKTMLWQLMTGFQIGNVFISLISIIIGIVAFFTCWFLIRRFIAWLDGTVLERGEFDSGVRNSIKTVIGYGGIVVSALIGLSMAGLDLKNFALIAGGLSLGIGFGLQNIVQNFVSGLIILVGRPFKLGDYIESGSVGGIVKRISVRATELETFQRKTIIIPNSSLINSNVSNWTRGSKMGRVDIPITVSSNVAPERVVEILLEIASVTEGVLKNPAPQVNFTAFDSKKFAFNLAIYVPNITSPSKVTNALRFVLYRRFVEEGILEC from the coding sequence ATGTATTCATTTTTTAGAAAAAAATTACGTATACTTCTCTTTATTTTGGGGTTTATCATTGTATTCAATTGTTTTGCATTGGAGCGTTTTGAGTCACAAAATGCAATCATCGGACAAAGGATTACTTCTCACTCAATTGATGAAATTATTCAACAACAACAGTGCATTATTAAAAATCTTGAACAAAATACAGAAACTTTAGAAAAAGACTTTGAAAATAAGTCAGAAGATGAGCGTGCTTTAGTAGAGGTGCGGTTACGTGCACAAGATATCAGTAAGCGTGCTATAGAAGCGGCGTTTGTTTTACGTGCTCCTCTTAATGATATTAATGCACTTCTTGATCAGTTAATAGAACTCCATAATGATCTAAATAATTTGAAAAAAACAAGTGAAGAGCGTTCTCAATTGTTAGAGAAAAAAGCTAAGATTAATAGTATAGTACTTCGGTTTGAAGCAATCTTTTTAGCTACAAATAGAATAGCCGAACTTGCTATTTCTCAATCTCGAGAACTTTTTAAACGTACACTTACGCACAGGCTTGAGTTTTCAATGCCGATGGTTAAACATCTCGTAGAAAAAACCAAAGAGGCTTCATCTGATTTTCTTTTGTTGTTGAGCTCTTGGTGGAATTTTGTATTTTATTTCAAGTTATTAAAACTGATTCTTTCCTTTTTAATTCCACTTTTGATTGCTTTAGGACTTTCTTATTTTTCTTGCAAAATGCTGGTGCGTATACGCAATCATTTTACCAAGAGGAATGAAGAAATATTTTATTTACAACGCTTATTGGTTGCTTTTATTTCAGTTCTTCTCCCTTCACTTGTATGTGTTGTTTGTGTTTATCTTGTACTATTTTTGTTCCGTAGTTTTGGTTTGGATCCAGGCAAACTCATAACAGTATTTGATATAATAGGGTATCAAATTATCTTCGTTTTTTTGGTAAATCGTTTAGCAGTGGTTCTTTTAGCATCAAATATAACCCGTGTGCATCTTCTCAATATTGCACCGACGGCAGCGTATCAACTGGTGATTTTGATTACTTTTTTAGGTGGAGTTTTAGCATTTGATGCTGTTCTCGATAGTATTTATCAAGTCGTTTCAGCCTCTCTTTCTTTGACTATTGCCAAAAGTTTTATTGCTGTTTTTTTTGTCGCAATACTGCTGTTTATTATCTCATTTGTACCTTTACAGTTCAGACGTGAGATTTCTCAAAGTCAAAAGAAAGAGCCACTATTTTGGCCATTTTATATACGTATTCCTCTCATTGTATTGGGAGTATTGCTGATTGTGATGGATTTTTTAGGTTATGTTGGTCTAGCGCGCTTCATTATGCAGCAAATTATGATTGGTGGGGCGTTTTTGGTTCTCATGTATTTGGGGATACAGAGTGTTCAAGCACTTGGAACTCAAGGCCAATTTATAAAAACAAGTGTTGGTCATACTCTGATGCAATGGTTGCATTTAGAAGAGAAAACAATGAATCAATTAGGGGGAATATTAAGTATTTTTCTTAATTTGGTTGTGGTTTTATTTTGCGCAATGCCAATTGCTGTACAATTTGGATTTTCATATTCTGATTTAAAAACAATGTTATGGCAGTTAATGACTGGTTTTCAAATTGGAAATGTGTTCATCTCTTTAATTTCTATTATAATCGGAATTGTTGCTTTCTTTACTTGTTGGTTTCTTATTCGCCGATTTATTGCCTGGTTAGACGGGACTGTATTAGAGCGTGGGGAATTTGATTCTGGGGTACGTAATTCTATCAAAACAGTCATAGGTTATGGCGGTATTGTCGTGTCGGCTTTGATAGGATTATCAATGGCAGGTTTAGATCTTAAAAATTTTGCGCTTATTGCTGGTGGGCTTTCGCTTGGTATAGGTTTTGGGTTACAAAATATTGTTCAAAATTTTGTATCTGGGCTTATTATTTTGGTTGGGAGGCCTTTTAAACTAGGGGATTACATAGAATCTGGTTCAGTAGGTGGTATTGTTAAACGTATCAGTGTACGTGCAACTGAACTTGAAACATTTCAGCGTAAGACGATTATTATTCCTAATTCAAGCCTCATCAATAGTAATGTCAGTAATTGGACCCGTGGGAGTAAAATGGGGCGGGTTGATATCCCTATTACTGTTTCTTCTAATGTTGCTCCAGAGCGTGTTGTTGAGATTTTGCTAGAGATTGCTTCTGTGACAGAGGGGGTTTTGAAAAATCCTGCGCCACAGGTGAATTTTACTGCATTTGATAGTAAGAAATTTGCATTTAATTTGGCTATTTATGTACCTAACATTACCTCACCTTCTAAGGTGACCAATGCTCTTCGCTTTGTATTATATAGACGTTTTGTTGAGGAAGGAATCCTGGAATGTTAA